A region from the Sulfoacidibacillus ferrooxidans genome encodes:
- a CDS encoding IS110 family transposase, whose product MYFVGIDIAKRNHEACIIDSTGQIQGKTLRFTNSQAGGQKLIQWMQNVDHDLSFTEVALEATGHYWLALHSFLRKHGVKVHVINPIQSDAFRNMYIRQTKNDTKDAFIIAEVLRFGRYTTTELGSDEIVALRQLSRFRFSLVDSISDLKRQVIGLLDMLFPEYERLFSDLFGKTSSELLMNDTTPEEILAVDTEELAAFIAKHSRNRLGLDKAEEIKSAAESSFGIDTALDAFRLQLRLLLQQIRFTEEQLDSLDVEIEKRLKSVDTNLVTIPGIDPTVRSSGEFTGTRNRMSKRGSPYLRRAIWLAASVAKIHNPILKDFYDQKRAQGKHHLAATGAVARKMTYIIHAVLRDKKPYEPIA is encoded by the coding sequence CAAGGCAAGACGCTACGTTTCACAAATTCTCAGGCTGGTGGTCAGAAGCTAATCCAGTGGATGCAGAATGTCGATCACGATTTGTCATTCACAGAAGTAGCCTTGGAGGCCACAGGTCACTACTGGCTAGCGTTACACTCGTTTCTCCGTAAACATGGTGTAAAGGTTCATGTCATCAATCCCATTCAGTCGGATGCATTTCGCAACATGTACATTCGACAGACCAAGAATGACACGAAAGACGCATTCATCATCGCTGAAGTATTACGCTTTGGACGGTACACCACAACAGAACTCGGCAGTGACGAGATCGTTGCCTTGCGACAATTGAGTCGATTCCGGTTCAGCTTGGTCGATTCCATTTCAGACTTGAAGCGACAGGTCATCGGCCTCTTAGACATGCTGTTTCCTGAATATGAGCGCCTGTTCTCTGACCTGTTTGGCAAGACGTCTTCCGAATTGTTGATGAATGACACCACGCCAGAAGAAATCCTTGCCGTAGATACGGAAGAGCTGGCAGCCTTCATCGCCAAACACAGTCGAAATCGCCTAGGTTTAGACAAAGCCGAGGAAATCAAATCCGCCGCCGAGTCTTCATTTGGGATCGACACAGCACTCGACGCATTTCGGCTACAATTGCGCCTGCTGCTTCAGCAAATTCGCTTTACAGAGGAACAGTTGGATTCCCTGGATGTCGAGATCGAAAAACGTCTCAAAAGCGTTGACACCAATCTCGTGACGATTCCCGGAATCGACCCAACGGTACGAAGTTCAGGAGAATTTACCGGAACACGTAACCGAATGTCCAAACGAGGCTCACCCTACTTGCGACGCGCCATTTGGCTTGCCGCAAGTGTTGCGAAAATACACAACCCAATCCTCAAGGATTTTTACGATCAGAAGCGGGCACAAGGCAAACACCATCTAGCTGCAACGGGCGCTGTAGCGCGTAAAATGACGTACATCATTCACGCCGTTCTGCGGGACAAAAAGCCATACGAGCCAATCGCGTAG
- a CDS encoding ABC transporter ATP-binding protein: MNTKQLLYALVKFSPWKYLLYAFFAIAGWVLLILPAYFGNRFFDSLSNHAAANTVWGIIALFLMGNVARIMTNFGNFDTDVVFRNSIGLLMRKNMLQNILRKPAAKALPFSAGEAISNFREDVEEVTVFLGWAAFLDVVGALVFASIAIVIMMQMQWMITLVVFIPLTVVTFLAQKAGKRIDKLRQYSRKSTANLTGFIGELFGAVQAVQANTSERSVMNRFQMVNQERQDAMIKESVFSAVLSSVFTNIVDVGTGIILLLVAASMRDGSFTVGQFAAFIYYLTFIAQLSRRSGLLSAKLKQVTVSFDRINKLLQGAPKEEIVKHGPIYLKESLPEVPYVEKTQSHHLNSLLATGLSFSYEDTGRGIENVNLELKRGALTVVVGRIGSGKTTLLRALIGLLPVTKGEVYWNGEKVKDAATFFTPPRSAYAPQVPRLFSDSLRQNILMGLPESNVDLESAIHLAVLEKDIAQFSEGLDVKIGLRGVNLSGGQRQRTAAARMFVREPELFVMDDLSSALDVETESLMWNRLFTKSDDATYLVVSHRRAVLERADQIIVLREGRVVGNGRLSDLLESCEEMRQLLLEEMLA; this comes from the coding sequence GTCCATGGAAATACTTATTGTATGCGTTTTTTGCGATCGCCGGGTGGGTTCTGCTCATTTTGCCTGCTTATTTTGGGAACCGTTTTTTTGATTCGTTGAGTAATCATGCAGCTGCGAATACAGTATGGGGAATCATTGCCCTCTTTCTGATGGGAAATGTGGCTCGAATCATGACTAATTTCGGAAACTTTGATACAGATGTCGTTTTTCGCAATTCAATAGGTCTTCTAATGAGAAAAAATATGCTACAGAACATCTTGAGAAAACCGGCTGCAAAAGCGTTACCATTTTCTGCTGGTGAAGCAATCTCTAATTTCAGGGAAGACGTCGAAGAGGTAACGGTCTTTTTAGGTTGGGCTGCATTTTTGGATGTCGTAGGAGCACTGGTCTTTGCCAGCATCGCTATTGTCATTATGATGCAGATGCAGTGGATGATCACGCTTGTTGTGTTTATACCACTGACAGTCGTAACGTTCTTGGCACAGAAGGCTGGCAAGAGAATTGACAAGCTTCGTCAGTACAGCCGAAAGTCTACCGCCAACCTAACGGGATTTATAGGTGAATTGTTCGGTGCAGTTCAGGCAGTTCAAGCGAATACTTCCGAACGTTCGGTTATGAACCGTTTTCAGATGGTCAACCAGGAACGTCAGGATGCGATGATTAAGGAAAGCGTGTTTAGTGCGGTTCTTTCCTCTGTCTTTACTAATATCGTGGATGTAGGAACCGGCATTATTCTGTTGCTGGTTGCAGCTTCGATGAGAGACGGTTCCTTTACAGTTGGTCAGTTTGCTGCCTTTATTTATTATTTAACCTTTATCGCGCAACTTTCTCGACGTTCCGGGTTGCTCTCCGCCAAATTGAAGCAAGTAACGGTCTCGTTTGACCGCATTAACAAGTTGCTGCAAGGGGCTCCCAAAGAAGAGATTGTTAAACACGGTCCAATTTATCTAAAGGAGTCGCTGCCGGAAGTACCATATGTGGAGAAAACGCAAAGCCATCACTTGAATTCGCTGTTGGCAACAGGATTATCGTTTTCGTACGAGGATACGGGAAGAGGTATTGAAAATGTGAATCTAGAACTTAAGCGTGGTGCCCTGACCGTTGTTGTCGGACGAATTGGTTCCGGTAAGACGACATTGCTGCGTGCGCTGATTGGTCTTTTGCCCGTAACAAAAGGAGAAGTGTATTGGAACGGTGAGAAGGTGAAAGATGCCGCCACTTTTTTCACGCCTCCGCGAAGTGCTTATGCACCTCAAGTTCCTCGATTGTTCAGCGATTCATTAAGGCAGAACATTTTGATGGGGTTACCGGAATCGAACGTCGATTTGGAAAGTGCTATTCATCTTGCAGTTTTGGAAAAGGATATAGCACAGTTTAGTGAAGGGCTGGATGTGAAAATTGGATTGCGCGGGGTTAATCTGTCAGGAGGTCAACGGCAACGGACGGCAGCTGCTCGGATGTTCGTCCGGGAGCCGGAATTGTTTGTTATGGATGACTTGTCGAGCGCACTTGACGTTGAAACAGAATCCCTAATGTGGAATCGACTGTTTACCAAAAGTGACGATGCGACGTATCTAGTGGTCTCACATCGTCGTGCGGTACTGGAACGTGCCGATCAAATTATTGTGCTTAGAGAGGGACGAGTTGTTGGAAATGGTAGATTGTCCGATTTGCTGGAGTCTTGCGAAGAGATGAGACAATTGTTGCTAGAAGAGATGTTAGCATAG